In the Danio rerio strain Tuebingen ecotype United States chromosome 8, GRCz12tu, whole genome shotgun sequence genome, one interval contains:
- the dffb gene encoding DNA fragmentation factor subunit beta (The RefSeq protein has 2 substitutions compared to this genomic sequence) — MHKTTKPKLVKIRSANQARKYGIAAVNLKELIKKGCQLLKVSSSGVLVCLYEDGTVVTEEYFQNLPDNTDLVLLPHGQSWNGFADEINRVLGLDRNTEELLVSAAQGLLSDERSPKRRRILGDLLSNLRDRSELENRLQDHDWFEGIDTRFKTKSAYMKYNCESRIRGYLKEVDGYTQTIKNAKTKSEYKKVAEALAEKLKAARYNGTYFDRSEKDANRLCTEEGWFSCQGAFDENSCNFLHSINPYGNRESRILFSTWNLDHLIEKKRTVIPALAKALEANKSNDINVDYFYKLLFTRENLKLVHIVCHKKGAHELSCDSRKIYKRVKKTVK, encoded by the exons ATGCACAAAACAACTAAACCCAAACTGGTTAAGATAAGAAGCGCCAACCAGGCTAGAAAATACGGAATTGCGGCTGTTAACCTAAAGGAGCTGATTAAAAAAGGATGTCAATTACTGAAG GTATCCAGCTCCGGTGTACTGGTCTGCTTATACGAGGATGGGACAGTAGTTACCGAAGAGTATTTCCAAAATCTTCCTAATAACACAGATCTAGTTCTCCTGCCCCATGGACAGAGCTGGAATGGGT TTGCAGATGAAATAAATCGAGTGCTGGGTCTGGACAGAAACACAGAGGAGCTGCTGGTCAGTGCAGCACAGGGTCTTCTGTCAGATGAACGTTCCCCCAAACGCCGCAGGATCCTGGGAGACCTGCTGAGTAACCTGAGGGACCGTTCAGAGCTGGAGAACAGACTACAGGATCATGACTGGTTTGAAG GTATTGATACCCGCTTTAAAACCAAGTCTGCTTACATGAAGTACAATTGCGAGAGCAGAATCCGGGGATATTTAAAAGAG GTTGATGGATATACTCAAACTATTCAAAATGCCAAAACAAAAAGTGAATATAAGAAGGTGGCGGAGGCTTTGGCTGAGAAACTGAAGGCTGCGAGGTACAACGGCACCTATTTTGACAGATCAGAGAAGGACGCCAACAGACTCTGCACTGAAGAGGGCTGGTTCTCCTGCCAG GGTGCTTTTGATGAGAACAGCTGCAATTTTCTGCATTCAATAAACCCATACGGAAACCGCGAGAGCAGAATCCTGTTCAGCACCTGGAATCTTGACCACCT GATAGAAAAGAAGAGGACTGTCATTCCTGCTCTCGCCAAGGCACTGGAGGCCAATAAGAGCAATGATATAAATGTGGATTATTTTTACAAACTCTTGTTCACCAGAGAGAATCTCAAGCTTGTTCACATCGTCTGTCATAAGAAAGGGGCCCATGAGCTCAGCTGTGACTCCCGAAAAATCTACAAACGGGTCAAGAAGACTGTAAAATGA
- the si:ch211-147a11.3 gene encoding UPF0688 protein C1orf174 homolog isoform X2: MRAKQTVVVSLGQRVCGAVSLNPPGVKSSVKAAKRRVLLQRSAPDIARAVRQMAGDGGEAKRLPKRPFHGEVEENSSAAVDGNVKIQPGKKAPGERRGKENSAAKCTGLTSGSAEAKMEQSVHGSQTTDPSVFFDEDSNHVFPVEQFFGNLDVVEDYPRRTPGSKRMTRREYRSMHYYAKEDSEEEHL, from the exons ATGAGGGCGAAGCAG ACTGTCGTTGTGAGCCTCGGACAGCGAGTGTGCGGCGCTGTCTCTTTAAACCCGCCCGGTGTGAAAAGTTCAGTCAAG GCGGCAAAGAGGAGAGTTCTGCTGCAGAGATCGGCGCCTGATATCGCGCGCGCTGTGCGACAGATGGCTGGCGACGGCGGCGAGGCCAAGCGGCTCCCGAAGAGACCCTTTCACGGCGAAGTAGAGGAGAACTCAAGCGCGGCTGTGGATGGAAACGTTAAAATTCAGCCCGGGAAAAAGGCTCCTGGTGAACGGCGTGGTAAGGAGAACTCCGCCGCCAAGTGCACGGGTTTGACAAGCGGCTCCGCAGAGGCGAAGATGGAGCAGAGCGTTCACGGCTCGCAGACCACAGACCCGAGCGTTTTCTTCGACGAGGACAGCAATCATGTTTTCCCTGTGGAGCAGTTCTTTGGGAACCTGGATGTTGTTGAG GATTACCCCCGCAGAACTCCAGGCAGCAAAAGAATGACCCGGAGAGAGTACAGGAGCATGCATTACTATGCCAAAGAGGACAGTGAAGAAGAGCATCTATGA
- the si:ch211-147a11.3 gene encoding UPF0688 protein C1orf174 homolog isoform X1 has product MRAKQTVVVSLGQRVCGAVSLNPPGVKSSVKKAAKRRVLLQRSAPDIARAVRQMAGDGGEAKRLPKRPFHGEVEENSSAAVDGNVKIQPGKKAPGERRGKENSAAKCTGLTSGSAEAKMEQSVHGSQTTDPSVFFDEDSNHVFPVEQFFGNLDVVEDYPRRTPGSKRMTRREYRSMHYYAKEDSEEEHL; this is encoded by the exons ATGAGGGCGAAGCAG ACTGTCGTTGTGAGCCTCGGACAGCGAGTGTGCGGCGCTGTCTCTTTAAACCCGCCCGGTGTGAAAAGTTCAGTCAAG AAGGCGGCAAAGAGGAGAGTTCTGCTGCAGAGATCGGCGCCTGATATCGCGCGCGCTGTGCGACAGATGGCTGGCGACGGCGGCGAGGCCAAGCGGCTCCCGAAGAGACCCTTTCACGGCGAAGTAGAGGAGAACTCAAGCGCGGCTGTGGATGGAAACGTTAAAATTCAGCCCGGGAAAAAGGCTCCTGGTGAACGGCGTGGTAAGGAGAACTCCGCCGCCAAGTGCACGGGTTTGACAAGCGGCTCCGCAGAGGCGAAGATGGAGCAGAGCGTTCACGGCTCGCAGACCACAGACCCGAGCGTTTTCTTCGACGAGGACAGCAATCATGTTTTCCCTGTGGAGCAGTTCTTTGGGAACCTGGATGTTGTTGAG GATTACCCCCGCAGAACTCCAGGCAGCAAAAGAATGACCCGGAGAGAGTACAGGAGCATGCATTACTATGCCAAAGAGGACAGTGAAGAAGAGCATCTATGA
- the si:ch211-147a11.3 gene encoding UPF0688 protein C1orf174 homolog produces MRAKQKAAKRRVLLQRSAPDIARAVRQMAGDGGEAKRLPKRPFHGEVEENSSAAVDGNVKIQPGKKAPGERRGKENSAAKCTGLTSGSAEAKMEQSVHGSQTTDPSVFFDEDSNHVFPVEQFFGNLDVVEDYPRRTPGSKRMTRREYRSMHYYAKEDSEEEHL; encoded by the exons ATGAGGGCGAAGCAG AAGGCGGCAAAGAGGAGAGTTCTGCTGCAGAGATCGGCGCCTGATATCGCGCGCGCTGTGCGACAGATGGCTGGCGACGGCGGCGAGGCCAAGCGGCTCCCGAAGAGACCCTTTCACGGCGAAGTAGAGGAGAACTCAAGCGCGGCTGTGGATGGAAACGTTAAAATTCAGCCCGGGAAAAAGGCTCCTGGTGAACGGCGTGGTAAGGAGAACTCCGCCGCCAAGTGCACGGGTTTGACAAGCGGCTCCGCAGAGGCGAAGATGGAGCAGAGCGTTCACGGCTCGCAGACCACAGACCCGAGCGTTTTCTTCGACGAGGACAGCAATCATGTTTTCCCTGTGGAGCAGTTCTTTGGGAACCTGGATGTTGTTGAG GATTACCCCCGCAGAACTCCAGGCAGCAAAAGAATGACCCGGAGAGAGTACAGGAGCATGCATTACTATGCCAAAGAGGACAGTGAAGAAGAGCATCTATGA
- the b3gnt7l gene encoding UDP-GlcNAc:betaGal beta-1,3-N-acetylglucosaminyltransferase 7, like (The RefSeq protein has 2 substitutions compared to this genomic sequence) yields MECRSACVTEFFCRKKKNVKTAVSLTLLFATLLMLQKLITVDTNSKDKKVEVKGRWCGPQCPSFKSKNLKAVENSSHSGGSDSKRAFKPLPKKWDVNKITCTENSTIKTQLWFRRLSPRFHEFVLHRHCRYFPMLLNHPEKCGGGVDVLVVVKSVIEEHDRREAVRKTWGKEQEIQGLKIKTLFLLGTPAPGKDSRNLQALVQYEDRTYGDILQWDFMDTFFNLTLKEVNFLRWFSIYCPDVPFIFKGDDDVFVHTKNLVELIGFRKEENKVENLIVGDAILEAKPIRNRQSKYFIPRELYDKRYPPYLGGGGFLMSSQVARKVFTVSESVELYPIDDVFVGMCLQKLNIVPEVHLGFRTFGIIKRKVTRLNREPCFFRDLIVVHKLVPQDLLKMWTLVQNEDLSCARQFVL; encoded by the coding sequence ATGGAGTGCAGGAGCGCGTGCGTAACGGAGTTCTTCTGCCGAAAGAAGAAGAATGTGAAAACTGCGGTGAGCTTAACTTTGCTTTTTGCCACTTTACTGATGCTTCAGAAGCTAATAACAGTGGACACGAACAGTAAAGACAAAAAAGTCGAAGTGAAAGGCAGATGGTGTGGCCCCCAATGCCCGTCATTCAAGAGTAAAAACCTCAAGGCGGTTGAAAATTCTTCTCACTCAGGCGGCAGTGACTCGAAGCGGGCGTTAAAACAACTGCCCAAGAAATGGGACGTGAATAAAATTACATGTACTGAAAATTCCACGATAAAAACTCAACTCTGGTTTCGTCGTTTGAGCCCAAGGTTTCACGAATTTGTTCTTCACAGACATTGCCGATACTTTCCAATGCTGCTGAATCACCCGGAGAAGTGCGGCGGCGGCGTGGATGTTCTGGTCGTGGTTAAATCTGTTATTGAAGAACACGACCGGAGAGAAGCCGTGCGAAAGACTTGGGGAAAGGAGCAAGAAATTCAAGGCTTGAAAATCAAAACGCTGTTTCTTTTAGGCACCCCAGCCCCTGGCAAAGACTCGCGAAACTTACAAGCTCTAGTTCAATATGAGGATCGAACTTACGGGGACATTTTGCAGTGGGACTTCATGGACACCTTCTTCAACTTGACCTTGAAAGAAGTGAACTTTCTAAGGTGGTTCAGCATCTACTGCCCAGACGTTCCCTTCATCTTCAAAGGGGATGATGATGTGTTTGTCCACACCAAAAACCTGGTGGAACTAATTGGCTTCAGGAAGGAGGAGAACAAAGTGGAAAACCTCATTGTAGGCGATGCAATTTTAGAAGCAAAGCCGATTAGAAACCGCCAGAGTAAGTATTTCATCCCCAGAGAGTTGTATGATAAACGCTACCCCCCTTATTTGGGCGGAGGGGGATTTCTTATGTCCTCTCAGGTGGCCCGCAAAGTCTTTACGGTTTCTGAGAGCGTGGAGCTTTACCCCATTGACGATGTGTTTGTGGGCATGTGCCTTCAGAAGCTCAATATTGTCCCTGAAGTGCATCTGGGGTTCAGGACGTTCGGGATCATTAAGCGGAAAGTGACGCGTCTGAACCGGGAGCCGTGCTTCTTCCGTGACCTCATCGTGGTGCACAAACTCGTTCCGCAGGACCTGCTGAAAATGTGGACGCTTGTTCAAAACGAGGACTTGAGCTGTGCCAGACAATTTGTACTATAA